agctggaattacaggcacctgccaccacacccagctaatttttatattttagtagagatggagtttcaccatgttggccaggctggtctcaaactcctaacctcaagtgatccacctgcctcggcctcccaaaatgctgggattataggggtgagccaccatgtccagactaagttttgctttcttttttatttatttatttttatttttatttttttcagacagactcactctgtcacccaggctgaagtgcagtggggcaatctcagctcactgccacctccacttcctagattgaagcgattctcctgcctcagcctcccgagtagctgggattacaggtgtgcaccaccatgcccagctaactgtgCTTTCTTAAAGCCCTGCAAACTGAAGCCAGACAActtaaatttcagaagaaaataacagcaatctatttacatacataagccactttcatacTTGCCTATTGATGTATGCACTTCAGAGTAATCCAGCCTATAACGattttccaggattgttcttttgtttgttgcttttctCCCTTGCTCCCCCTGTTTTCTTTTCACAGGACATAAGACTTCACAATCTTCTAAAAATGAACTTTCCTAATAACTCAGGACCTACTCGTCTAGGAGTAAACCATCCTAGCCATGACAGATCAGACGAAACCTGAGACCACAAACTCATTTTCTCCTAAAATGCTTtttccaaaagatttttaaaaagaaaagtgggaaatgtgaaaggaaaatatcttatgcccccaaaatcactaagctaaagggaaaagtcaaactGGAAACTGTTTagggcaaatctgcctcccattctattcaaagtcaccccccaccccgccccgctcACTGAGATAAAAACATATCTGACTGCCTCTTTTGAGGAGGCTAATAAAAGAATGTAACCATTTTTCTCTTACGTATCTATGAACTGGAAGCCCCCTTCCTGCTTCAAGATGTCATGCCTTTCCAGACCGAACCAATGTTCTTCTTATGTATACTGATTGATGTTTCATGacttcctaaaatatataaatccaaattgtgctctgaccaccttgggtaaatgtcatcaggacctcctgaggcacgcatcctcaaccttggcaaaataaactttctaaatgaaCTGAGACATGTCTCAGATTTTTGGAGTACACATctgataaaacacaatgagaaaaatgtggcATCAGTTCTGTGATATTCCTGTTAAAGATGCATACCCTGTGAGGCTGCATTGCGCCGCGAtcacacacccctgcactccagccttggcaacacagtgagaccccgtctcaaaaaaaaaaaaaaaaaaaagacacttcacCTAGTATCTAGGAAACATTAGACAAACCCAAACTCAAGGAGGTTTTACAAAATAACTGATCTGTAACCTCAAAATTGTCCAGGTCATGAAAGTCAAGGAAGAGCTGAGGAACTTCTCTAGATTGAAGGAAACTCATGAGACATGACACTAAATGCAATGTGCAATTCTGAATTGGATCCTTTTGCTAAGAAGTACAATGTTGAGACAACTGGCAAAACTTGAACGGGATCTGAGGAGTAGATGGTGGTAAcaatgttaatttcttgattttgataGTCGTCTTATGGCTATGTAGGACACAGTTGTTAAAGAAAATACACCCTAAAACGTTCTGAGTAATTAGGCATAGTATCAACAACTAATTTTCAAATGGTTCGggtaaaaaagtttttttgtactATACTTGCAACTTTTCTGAAAGCCTGAGATTAtttcaagataaaatattttaaaaatgcaattactCAAATTCTTCCCATGTTTCTGCCCACGTAAACGTCAATCCAAAGGACATGCCttcacaagctttttttttttttttgagatggggtctcaccgtgttgcccaggctggagtttagtggcacaatcttggctcactgcaacctccacctcccaggttcaagcgaatctcttgcctcagcttcccgggcagctgggactacaggcgtgtgccaacacgccaagctaatttttgtatttttagtggaggcagggtttcaccatgttggcaaggctggtctcaaactcctaacctcaggtgattcacccacctcggcctcccacagtgctgggattacaggtgtgagacactgcgcctggcacAGAAGCTCTTAAACGCTTTATCTCTTCGCAGATGTTAATGAAATGcaattctggccaggcgcggtggctcacgcctgtaatcccagcactttgggaggctgaggtgggtggatcacgaggtcaggagatcgagaccatcctggcaaaacacggtgaaaccccgtctctattaaaaatacaaaaaaattagccaggcgtggtggcaggcgcctgtagtcccagctactcgggaggctgaggcagtagaatggcgtgaacccgggaggcgaagcttgcagtgagccgagatcgcgccactgcactccagactgggtgacagagtgagactctgtctcaaaaaaaaaaaaaaaaaaagaaaaagaaagaaatgcaattcTGAATTTTGgcgggttgtttttttcttcatttctctgtcTTGTCTGAAGCTTCAGTGCAAAATCCGTATTATTAAACTATCATCTATTTTACCTCCATTTTTACATATTAAACCTTATTAAGCACTACTATGTGCTGGGCCATGTACTAAATCTTTTTCAGGCATTGTTTCTTTTAACCTTGATCTCTTGCTACTTCCCCCCTTCATACTCCAGCCTAGAGCACGGGGACTCCTGTGGACTTTCTCTCTGCGTGTTTGCAAAATGCAGTGCCTCTgcctctcttttttctccctcttgtcTTCACCCCTTAACTCCTATTTATTCTTCAGGTTTCAGCTAGGATGACACTTCCTCCAAGGAGCCTTTCCTTAAGTCTGAGTGGGggcccctccctgtgcccaggcCTCTCTTCTTTTACCATTGTACTTTTacactatattttaattttctgttttctcttctgttccctCTTCTATGCTTATTCAAGAGCAAGGACTGTTTTTACTGCTGTTTTACCAAAGCTAACAGAGGCCTTCGTCCATGATGTCACTCTCAAGAGATTTTAATTAGTGATTTCTTGCTTCTGAAAATAGGAAGGTTGATTTGATGTAAAATATCCAATCACTAGTAATTAATTACGTTAATTTTGCCCTTGTTCTTTAATTAAAACAATGTCCAAAGTCCTTTTAATGACACTGTGTATTACGATGATACTAAAATTTCTTACCAAAGTCCAAAACACTGGTTTTCTACATGACTCTTCCGGGTAAAAGTGAATTATCAGCAGagcagtaaataaaatacattcacattAATCCTCAAGTGACTTCTAATCTAGGGGAGCACTAAAAGGGTTACATTCATAGGACTGATTTAAAGGCAACTTCTTTAAACAGCAGtgacttaaaaataattctaatttaCTCTAAATTCTTTCTGGCCAGGCAATCaacacaggaaagagaaaaggtcTTGATTTTCTACTAATTTGTGTCTTGcgaaagaatttttttgtttttttccttgagacggagtctctgttgctcaaactggagtgcagtggcgctatattggctcactgcaacctccatctgaattaaattttttaattcagaaaacatCTATTGGCACCACAGAAATCTTGGAGTTATAATAAAAGTGAACTTTATATTATAAAAGGACAAGTCGAGATTGGTGAACAAAGCTGAAAAAACCAGCAAGAACACCTTCCAAGGCCTCTACCACTTGAAGTTAAGGATTCccctcatttttcttcctctctccctcccctccagccccACGAAACATGGACTTGCGGTCCACAGAGTCCAGTGGAGGCGCTGAGCAACTGGAGAGTGACCCATTACACTGTGCCATTAGCACAGAATTGCTCTAGGCTGGGGTCTGCGGAAACCGACATTCTCTTCCACTCTGCACCCACAATAGGCCACCCCAGGGGACGAGCTGCTGGGACTCAAGAGCCGTGGACTCTGGCTGCTGGAACCTGCTGTTTCCACTGTAAGCTACCATTTAGTGAACATTTTTCTATGTATTGGGAACTGTTCTAAGtggttttcatgttttgttttggtggttgttgttgagtttcgctcttgttgcccaggctggagtgcaatgacgcgatctcggctcactgcaacctctgcctcctgggttcaagcgattctcctgcctcatcctcccgagtacctgggatgacaggcatgcgccaccatgcccggctaattttgtattttcaatacagacggggtttcccatgttggtcaagctggttcCGACctcgcgacctcaggtgatccgcccgcctcggcctcccaaagtgctgcgattacaggcgtgagccaccgcgcccagcccagcctggtttgttgttgttgttgttgtttctaaaagcagtggctcactctgtggcccaggcgcggggagcagtggcgcgatctcggctcactgcagcctggaactcctggggtcTCCAGTTACCTGTTGTTTCCTCTTCACGTAGGAAGAGTGCACGTAACAGTAAGACACAACTTTTCATATTACAGGTAAAGAGTTTATGCCAAAGGTTATAGATACAGTCACACGCCAAAACTAGGCTACACTTCGAAGAATCACCGCTCAAGTTCTGGGAAAAAAGAGGTGATGGTTGAACAACACTGTGAAGGTAATCGATGCCACTGAAACACGCTTACACTAGTTAAAGTGGCGAATTTTATCTGGCATATATTACCACCATTTTTAGCAATCTTTTTCGGCAGGTGAAGAAAAGCAAGGCTCCAGGAGGCCCTGCGCACCGGTCTACGCCCACTAACTCACCCGCCCCCTGCGCCGCGTCTCCCTTCTCAATTTCAGTGGCCCCATTGATAAAAACAAGGTGGCTATCTGAGGTGGCCTTCAGCGGTCTTTCCAGCTCCACGGTTTTACAGTCTGGAGCCGGTAAAGAAAAACTCCAAGGTCCTCACTTCAAAGCAACCGTCCGAGCCCTGCCGCGCTGCTCCCCTCAGCCCCGCTCCTCTCAGCCCCGGGGTCTGGAGTCGCCGCCCGCAGGGGCGCACGGGCCGCAGCACGCGTGCGCAGTGGGCACCAAGAGCGCTGCGTAGTCCACGCCGCGCCCGGCCCTCCGCCGCCGCACCCGCCTGCAAGGCCCTGAGGGAGGCGGCGGAGGGCGGAGGCTGAGTGCGCTGAGGGCTCGGCTGACCGTTGGCCCCTCGGCCGGCGCCCTAGCCGACCTCCCCTCGCCGCTCCGCGCCTCCCCGCCTCCCCGGCTCTGGTTCCAACAGCCCAGCGCCGAGCCAGGGAGGCGGGGAGGACTCCCCACGTGTGCCGCCCCGGGGCCTCCCGCTCGTCCCGCCCCGAGGGGCgtgaggaggggaggggctgcGGACTTCGGACTCGGGCCCGGAGACTGCCTCCTACCCAGAGACGGAGCCCGCAACCCGCTCAGGCGGCGACAGAGCCATGTCGCCGCTGCTGGGGCTCCGGCCCGAGCTGCAGGACACCTGCACCTCGCTGGGACTGATGCTGTCGGTGGTGCTGCTCATAGGGCTGGCCCGCGTGGTCGCCCGGCAGCAGCTGCACAGGCCGGTGGCCCACGCCTTCGTCCTGGAGTTTCTAGCCACCTTCCAGCTCTGCTGCTGCACCCACGAGCTGCAACTGCTGAGCGAGCAGCACCCCGCGCACCCCACCTGGACGCTGACGCTCGTCTACTTCTTCTCGCTGGTGCATGGTCTGACTCTGGTGGGCACGTCCAGCAACCCGTGCGGCGTGATGATGCAGATGATGCTGGGGGGCATGTCCCCAGAGACGGGCGCGGTCAGGCTATTGGCTCAGCTGGTTAGTGCCCTGTGCAGCAGGTACTGCACAAGCGCCCTGTGGAACTTGGGTCTGACCCAGTATCACGTCAGCGAGAGGAGCTTCGCTTGCAAGAATCCCATCCAAGTCGACTTGTTCAAAGCGGTCATCACAGAGGCCGTCTGCTCCTTTCTTTTCCACAGTGCTCTGCTGCACTTTCAGGAGGTCCGAACCAAGCTTCGTATCCACCTGCTGGCTGCACTCATCACCTTTTTGGTCTATGCAGGTTTGTCATTCCCACCAAATACTTGGCACTTCCAGAGCCTCTATGACATGAGGCTGTAAgttctttactaaaatacatttGAAACCCTCTATCCCGCTATGATATAAATGCTGGAATCCCCGTTATTCTAACCATTTTGCAGCCCGTTCTTAACCAGTAGGGCCGACACATAGAGCCTTCATGCAGTGCTTTTTTGAACATCCAGAGAAAGGAGCCACCTCTGTGCTGAAACTGAGATATTGTGAGATATTGCCAGGGGTTCAGATATCCTACAAGGGGTTTGTTTTAATGGTAGAAAGGAAAGATAACTTATTTATGCCAAGGTGGTATAGATCCTTTCTGATACTCTTACTGAAAAATGATCCTGGCTTTACAAAGTTCCTTTCGATTTAAAGCACAAGGCACATGATTGGTTAGTATAACAGCGGAGAGTAGGAATTTTGTAGTTCCATTCTAGTCCTGTAAATTACTTAAAGTCATTTCTTATTtccttaattcattttgagttatgaaatttcttattttaaaaattcattttgcgTTATACATGAACTTTTAAGTGACCTatcaagaaaaatgtgtttaaatgagAACTTGCTTCAAATTaaagatgctttttaaaatataactcttGAGAAATCTGTTGATATCTTTTAAACCATTTGTTTACTTTGAAAGATCTCAGATGCGGTGGGCAATCTAGTCCTAAATGGGAGGAGGAAATCCAAAACATAAGTATTTAATGATGAAATGTGTCATGTTAAATGCTTACAACAGAATGTATTTATTGTGGCTACATCTAAATTATAAAAGACTGTGGAGGCAGAAATTACAACAAAGGAAATTTGTGGTAATAGTTATCTTCTGCCCATTAAAAGTGAAACCATGACTAGAAGCAAACTTCAAGATTATAAGGGCTCCTAAACATGTACTTGACCTTCTAGGGTAAAAATGAAAGccttcagccgggcgcggtggctcacacctgtaatcccagcactttgggcggctgaggtgggtggatcactagaggtcaggagtttgtgaccagcctggccaacatggtgaaacgcccgtctctactaaaaatacaaaaaaaatttagctgggcgtggtggtgggcgcctgtaatctcagctactcgggaggctgaggcaggagaattgctggaaaccgggaggtggaggttgcagtgaggggagatcctgcccttgtactccagcctgggcaacaacagtgagactctgtctcaaaaaaaaaaaaaaaagaaagaaagaaagaaaagaaagaaaccaagccTTCCCAATCAATTTCCCCTTCTTTAGGTGTAGTACCACTTTTTAGGTAGACATAAATGGAAATAAGTGGTGTAGGAGAGtgaaaggggccgggcgcggtggctcacgcctgtcacactttgggaggccaaggcgggtggatcgcttgagcccaggagtttgagactagcctgggcaacacagagaaatcccatctctacaaaaaatacaaaaattagccgggtgtgctggtgcgcacttgtagtcccaactacttgggaggctaaggtgggaggatcacctaattccaggaggttgaggctgtggtgagctgtgatagtggcactgcactccagcctgggttatagagaccctgtctgtctcaaaagaaaaaaagaaaaagaaagagtgacAGGTACAGGCATATTTGAGGGATTGATGAGTAGTTGCTTATTTATTGAAGTGTTAGATTTTAGCTAAAGCAGAAACATCCCCTGTATATGAACAGAATTGTCACTGCAAAAAAGTTATGCCATGGTTTACCTCTGTATTTCTACAGTTAAAAGCAGTAAAAActtagaagaatttttaaatcaatagaaCATCAACTACAGTTGGATTTTTCAAAACCTAtgttcctcttccctctcttgaTTAGCCTGAAGTTGATATTCTTTGTCtacttttaatacatatttatgattCCATagataatactatatatattagCCATGCCCTATTTTATCAGTGACAAAAAATTTGAGAGAAGAGACACAGATAATATTTGGAGTTATAGATCCAGTCATAGATATAAGGAAAGTTATTAGAAGGAATCTGTAAAATATCAACTTAAGAGATCAAAAATACTGccctttttttcttgaaatgagGGTACTAATtgatgggggagagggagagtatAAAGGGATcactagagcagtggttctctctgtattaaaatcacctggggagctcttTAAACATGCTTACTTATTCTAGGCTCACAGATTAAAATCCAATTGCTCTGGCAAGGGGCCTGAGGCAGCGATGTATGTTAAACCTTCACAGGTGATCCCATTATGAAACCAAGGTAAAGAAGCACTGCTTTAGGAGTCTAGACCTGCACTGTGCAATTCAGTAGCCACTAGCAGCATGTGGCTATTTACACTTAAATTAACTGAAATTAGATTCAaagtagccacatttcaagtggtCAGTTGTCAAATTGTGATGTAGCTAGTGGCTACAGTATTGGACAGTGctagactctgtttgcctgggtagaACAAAATAGACAATTGTTGATTACTACTAGTTACAGAAATTTATAATGCAGTATgatcttccctttttttgttttctgccagTATAAGGGAGATAAGAATATTCAGTTGTCAGCTGTTAGAGGCCAAGCATTTTGCTAGGTAATTTATGAGAGTTATCTTAATTAATCCTTACAAGAACTCATCGATGAATACATTCTTCCCATTTTAAGTAAAGTAAGTGAGGCCCAGAAAAgtgaaatgacttgtccaagcTTACATAACTAGACTGTGCTAGAACCGTGGTTCCAAATGGCACTAAAGCTCATACGGATTCATTATCAGCCTTTCCACAGTGTGCTCCTCAAAAGTTACAAAACTAGACACAATTGaatatattcagccataaaaaggaatgaagttatGATATatactacaacatgaatgaaccgcaaaaatattatgctaagcaaaataagccagacacaataagacaaatactgtatggcTCTGTGTacacaaaatgtccagaataggtaaattcatagagacagaaagtagaatagagttACCAGGGactgtggggaggagagaggaatgggGACTTACTGTTTAACGGGTACAAAGTTTCTGTTTATGTTATGAAAACCTTTCGAAATGGTGCTGCTGGTGAAAAAGCATGGTGAATGTAACACCaataatacacttaaaaatggctaaaattgcatactttatgttacatatatatgtttcaccacaatttatacaatttttaagtTACAAAATGATGTTGCCAAATAAATTTGGCAGACACCGGATTAAACaggttttctaattttaagaCTTCATAGAGCCTTTACTATGCTTCTATGTATTGTGAAACTCCAAGAGGAGGATTTGGAGCAGTTTTTCAAACTTATGAGAGCCTCTTGTCTAGGAGCATATAGCAGAAGAGAACATACTTTGGGAAATGCTGCACTAAGCCCCATCTCTCCCTTTCATTTTCTATGGCTATAAGTCATAACTTTGGAACAGAGTTGTTACAAATAGGACTGTCTTGGGACAGTTGGCTAAGTCAGGCATCATTACAAGTTATtttgaatgtcttttttaaaCTTCTAACATACTACAAGTACAGATTTGACAAAGGTGCATATTGGGAGATTTCTTTAATCACTTGCATTTTGAGGGCAGTCAGAAGTCACCAATACAGAGTATATCAAAATAATGATTATGTATTTTAGGATTACAGAACATAAGCATCCAGCAACATAGCCACAGGCTCCTAGGATAGCCAGTGACCAAGTGTCTGTGTATTTATTGATTTAGCACCCCAAATTTTGATGGACACATGGAGCCTCAGTTATGTCATTACCATGTATCGTGTATTAACTGGCTCCCCTaatagtgtaaaaaaaaaaaaaaaaaagaaagaaagaaaaagctgtgTGGTTTATTAACATATTAGAGCTATAAACTGTTAATTAGATTTCAAGCAAATCTTTCTTTGGGTTCTGGAAAAAGTTAGTTCAATGAACAGTTTGAGAGAGAGCTGCATTCATTTTTATGCATAATTAGATATTGAAAAACAtgtgggctgggtatggtggctcatgcctgtaatcccaccactttgggaggccaaagcaggtggattacctgaggttaggagtttgagaccagcctgaccaacatagagaaaccccacctctactaaaaatacaaaattagctgggcatgctggtgcctgcctataatcccagctacttaggaggcagaggcaggagaattgcttgaacctgggaggcagaggttgcagtgagctgagatcacgccattgcactccagcctgggcaacaagagccaaaccatctcaaaaaaagaaaaaaagaaagaaaaacatctgtTATTTTACACGTGTCAATTGTCTTTATTACCGCATACTGTTCATTTCtttcatagaattttaaattatattgttttctgACACAACGCCTGTTTTCCTCTACCAGATGATAAGCTTTGAGTCTATAGaccacatttgttttatttgtcatAACGTATATCAAGATCTTAGCATAGGACCTGGTACAAAGCAAACAGTATTTTAAGAATAAGTGAACAAACTAGCAAATATTCTGTTTACTCTAAAAACTTgtacagaaagaaataatatggcaggtgtggtggctcacacctgtaatcccagcactttgggaggctgaggcgggcggatcactgaggttaggagtttgagaccagcctgaccaacatggagaaaccctgtctctactaaaaatacaaaattagccaggcgtggtggtgcacacctgtaatcccagctactcaggaggctgaggcaggagaatcgcttgaacctgggaggtggaggtgggaggatcccctgagtcctggaggcggaggttgcagtgagccaagatcatgccactgtacttcagcctgagcaacagagcaagactcagtcaaaaaaaaaaaaaaaaaaaagagacgggaacatatgttctttttaaataggagctattatcaatttacaaatgaaaaacaccTTCAAAGgtccaaaatttattttgttatgcCAGTATAATATAGTGGTTAAGGCCAGGTGtaattgctcatgcctgtaatcccagcactttgggagacggaggcgggtggatcacctgaggtcaggagttcaagaccagcctgttgaTTCATAATCTGAATCAACATGACCACCCATAGCCTATTCATTAGCCTCATTACTCTACTATTCTTTAACCAATTTaatgccaacatggtgaagccccgtctctcctaaaaataccaaaattagcctggcatggtggtggtcacttgtagtcccagctacttggaggctgaggcagtagaattgcttgaacctgggaggcagaggttgcagcaagctgatatcacaccagtgcactccagcctgggcaacaaagggagactatgtctcaattaaaaatatatatatatatatagtggttaaggccaggtatggtggctcatgtctgtaatcccaggactgggaggtcaaggcaggaggactgcatgaggccagcagtttgagaccagtctgggcaacatagcaagaccctgtctctacaaaaagtgttttaactgagccaggtatggtggtgcacacctgtagtcttagctacttaagaggctgaggcagtaagattgcttgagccctggagtttgaggctgtattGAGTCATAATttcatcactacactccagcctgggtgaaagagtgacaTCTGtttcgattaaaaaaaaaaaaaaaaaaaaaaaaaaaagactgtgccCTTAGGCTGTGTACTTATTttgggcctcactttcctcataaGACTAGTATGAGGAATAATAATTCAAGCTTGTAGCATAGTACCTGCCATATACGAAGTGCTTGGGAAATAGTGACTTTTTGTTACTATTTTCCTCTATATTTCCAACAGGATTCCAGTATAATTTGATCATTTTTGCATATAATTTGATCAGTTTCATTGCTCACAACTCCTTCTGGGATAAATTCAGGAAAATGTAAGTTGTaacttttataaagaaatttgTCCATTGCAAATAAGTCAAAGATTTTGGTACAAATCCCTAGGTGTTCCCCACAACATCTGAGAACAGTCTAATGTCACTCTTCCAGGTCTGTAAGAATAACAACTAATttgaaaacaggccaggcgcagtggctcatgcctgtaatcccagcactttgggaggccaaggtgggcggatcgcttgaagccaggagtttgagaccagcctggccaacatggcgaaacccagtctctacttaaaatacacaaattagctgggcatggtggctcatgcctgtagtctcagctactcaggaagctgaggcatgagaatcacttgaacctgggaggtggaggttgcaatgaggtgagattgcaccagtgcactccagcctgggtgacagagtgagaatctcttaaaaaaagaaaagaaaagaaaacagctagCTAGCTAGCTTGGTTAGTAACATTAGAATATCAACAGAATACAAACCAGAAATGAAAAGTGGAGTTTGGAGATGCAAACTTTGAAATTATTTGCCCAGTAATGCCTGGGAGTAGAGATTGAATTTGGGGAAAACAAACAGGCTTGTCATTAGAGAGGTATTTTCAACTCCTGACAGTGACATTTTATCAGAGCTCATCATGGTCTGATAACACTCCTTTTACTTTGCTTACGTGCTCATTAAAATGGGTGCTCTGGAGAGGGAAGACAAATATTCCAGTTACTAGAAAGCTAGCTTCCACTCTAAATTAATAAAGAGACCTTCCAGCTTCTACATGAGTGTTATGTGATTTTAACTAGTATTCTTCTGTCACAGAGAATTTTATTCCCTTTAGGAATACTAAGAAACTTTAGCACCTAAAATGGCCGGATTTGAGACTTAGCCTCTGGCTGTGGTTATTTCACCAAATCCATGCTGTCCTCTGACTCTTGGCAGTGGACTAGCTGGATCTCCTGGTTATACCTCTTCAACATGCATGATTGTCATCTCCCCTTCAAATGTCAATAAATAGTAACTTGTTTTTTTGAAGCCACCTTC
Above is a genomic segment from Chlorocebus sabaeus isolate Y175 chromosome 1, mChlSab1.0.hap1, whole genome shotgun sequence containing:
- the AQP11 gene encoding aquaporin-11 isoform X2, whose product is MSPLLGLRPELQDTCTSLGLMLSVVLLIGLARVVARQQLHRPVAHAFVLEFLATFQLCCCTHELQLLSEQHPAHPTWTLTLVYFFSLVHGLTLVGTSSNPCGVMMQMMLGGMSPETGAVRLLAQLVSALCSRYCTSALWNLGLTQYHVSERSFACKNPIQVDLFKAVITEAVCSFLFHSALLHFQEVRTKLRIHLLAALITFLVYAGILLMILMFSFFLPWLHNNHTINKKE
- the AQP11 gene encoding aquaporin-11 isoform X1, giving the protein MSPLLGLRPELQDTCTSLGLMLSVVLLIGLARVVARQQLHRPVAHAFVLEFLATFQLCCCTHELQLLSEQHPAHPTWTLTLVYFFSLVHGLTLVGTSSNPCGVMMQMMLGGMSPETGAVRLLAQLVSALCSRYCTSALWNLGLTQYHVSERSFACKNPIQVDLFKAVITEAVCSFLFHSALLHFQEVRTKLRIHLLAALITFLVYAGGSLTGAVFNPALALSLHFMCFDEAFPQFFIVYWLAPSLGILLMILMFSFFLPWLHNNHTINKKE